A single Corynebacterium resistens DSM 45100 DNA region contains:
- a CDS encoding YihY/virulence factor BrkB family protein, whose amino-acid sequence MSKKIELEGAHRIEQPDWVVPVAGQPAVEALEPHDYYRTVSRPQFWLRGKAWGHILKRLYIEYFFRGLMDRGAILSFFTLLTTVPTMMAFYAITTLILDKNRTRVTELTDEFITENIPGRFADEARQIVEQIIGSTDKSMLTLIISVIFALFSSSAYVRAFSRSANALYGRQEGRSLARTWLTMWGLTIALVFGLVLIAVAFFLRGDLLQPVLNAVAEPLNWEGGADFVLNKFLPVWGYLRWPIVFGLSIMLIATLYHFAPNVRYGRMRWLTTGSVFALVTMSLVGLGVRIYLNRFLEFGTYGALGGLIALFMGLVIANTLLLMGLKLDAEVTRFRELQAGMSSEDVIQAPPRSSVAAFGQDDIDSKLRQDAREYRDG is encoded by the coding sequence ATGAGCAAAAAGATCGAGCTGGAGGGCGCCCACCGGATTGAACAACCGGACTGGGTAGTGCCGGTGGCCGGACAGCCGGCAGTAGAGGCTCTCGAGCCACACGACTATTACCGAACCGTGAGTCGCCCGCAGTTTTGGCTACGCGGAAAGGCGTGGGGACATATCCTCAAGCGCCTGTACATTGAATATTTCTTTCGCGGATTAATGGATCGCGGCGCGATTTTGAGCTTCTTCACGCTGCTGACCACAGTTCCCACGATGATGGCGTTTTACGCAATCACAACACTAATCCTGGACAAAAACCGCACGCGCGTCACGGAACTGACAGACGAGTTCATCACAGAGAACATCCCTGGCCGATTCGCAGACGAAGCACGGCAAATAGTGGAACAGATTATCGGCTCGACAGACAAGTCGATGCTCACGCTGATTATCTCAGTAATTTTCGCACTGTTTTCCTCCTCAGCTTATGTGCGCGCGTTTTCCCGCAGCGCAAACGCTCTTTACGGTCGCCAAGAAGGTCGCAGTTTGGCGAGGACATGGCTAACGATGTGGGGCCTGACAATAGCGCTAGTTTTCGGCCTCGTGCTTATCGCGGTGGCATTCTTCTTGCGCGGGGATTTACTGCAACCGGTGCTGAATGCCGTCGCCGAGCCACTTAATTGGGAAGGCGGCGCGGATTTCGTGCTGAATAAATTCCTGCCCGTGTGGGGCTATTTGCGTTGGCCGATTGTATTTGGGCTATCGATTATGCTGATTGCCACCTTGTACCATTTTGCGCCGAATGTGCGATATGGCCGGATGCGGTGGCTCACCACGGGCTCAGTTTTTGCGCTAGTAACCATGTCCCTCGTCGGACTGGGCGTGCGCATTTACCTCAACCGATTCCTCGAATTCGGCACCTACGGTGCACTCGGCGGTCTCATCGCACTGTTTATGGGCTTAGTCATCGCCAACACGTTGTTGCTGATGGGCCTTAAACTCGACGCCGAAGTCACCCGATTCCGCGAACTTCAGGCAGGCATGTCCAGCGAGGACGTGATCCAGGCGCCTCCGCGCTCGAGCGTGGCAGCCTTCGGCCAGGACGACATCGATAGCAAGCTGCGCCAGGATGCCCGGGAATACCGGGATGGATGA
- a CDS encoding GIY-YIG nuclease family protein, with protein MSNAGRRAVVRTAPFTSSGLKGLASGKQEAIERGELTSDFNKSDAELIYNFPTVYVINSNKRIRGEKKYHVYVGETSDILQRTGGHLVKPREGDEDWEELKNASNSMIYVLGHSYFNKP; from the coding sequence ATGTCTAACGCCGGAAGAAGAGCTGTTGTACGTACCGCTCCTTTCACCTCCAGTGGTCTCAAGGGGCTTGCTTCAGGAAAACAAGAGGCCATTGAGCGTGGCGAGCTGACTAGCGATTTTAATAAATCTGATGCCGAACTGATCTACAACTTCCCAACTGTATACGTCATAAATAGCAATAAAAGAATTCGAGGAGAAAAGAAGTACCACGTGTACGTGGGCGAAACCTCAGATATTCTGCAGCGCACGGGTGGGCATTTAGTAAAACCACGCGAGGGCGACGAAGACTGGGAAGAGCTTAAAAATGCGTCCAATTCAATGATCTACGTCTTGGGGCACAGCTACTTCAACAAGCCCTAA
- a CDS encoding DUF2075 domain-containing protein encodes MGSKSVERLANRRTNEQFDYYTRERFYEVFNQIWDQLRDLDADLFPELTEIFDSALYKSSPFHKLTQEQIAAKNEILETLYDKLHQNEEGNLIVVSGEAGSGKTVLLSSLFYDIFQNPIPEGRNSYRDLDCHLLVNHEEQNTVYTQIAEKLGIHTKNNPTVRRPTNFINNYSPDRKADVVLIDEAHLLWTQGKQSYRGKNQLADIIKRAKVTIAVFDARQILQANQWWETPISETVPHEKYSEIKLVNQIRMTAGESTLDWLDRLTIDGKVDVIRPDEKNYDLRIFDTPDDLRAAIKERNENSDSGLSRIVATFDWPYSSASLPKEGNKWGVRIGNFDMVWNREIEVETSIARENKHKAWAEQPQTIDEVGSIFTVQGFDLNFAGVILGPSVKYRDGRILMDPSESYFKAATNNRTLSDGSKRSFGIELLWNQLYVLLTRGVKGLYIYAVDDELRKALLNAQLGRNP; translated from the coding sequence ATGGGTAGTAAATCCGTAGAACGCCTTGCAAACCGCCGGACCAACGAACAGTTCGACTACTACACTAGAGAGCGTTTCTACGAAGTTTTTAACCAAATATGGGATCAGCTTCGCGATCTCGACGCGGATCTTTTTCCTGAGCTCACTGAGATTTTTGATTCTGCGCTGTACAAGTCCTCACCGTTTCACAAACTGACACAAGAACAGATTGCAGCCAAGAATGAAATTCTAGAAACGCTATACGACAAACTCCATCAGAATGAAGAAGGGAACTTAATCGTAGTCTCAGGAGAGGCCGGATCAGGTAAAACAGTCCTGCTCAGCAGTCTGTTTTACGATATCTTCCAGAATCCTATCCCTGAGGGAAGAAACAGTTACCGAGATTTGGACTGCCACCTCCTAGTCAACCATGAGGAGCAGAACACCGTTTACACCCAAATAGCTGAGAAACTAGGTATTCATACCAAGAATAATCCGACCGTCAGAAGGCCGACCAACTTCATCAATAATTACTCTCCCGATCGTAAAGCCGACGTGGTTCTAATCGATGAGGCCCATCTGCTTTGGACACAGGGTAAGCAGAGTTATCGTGGCAAGAATCAGCTCGCAGATATCATTAAGCGTGCAAAGGTGACCATCGCAGTTTTCGACGCGCGACAGATCCTACAAGCTAATCAGTGGTGGGAAACACCAATCAGCGAAACCGTGCCTCACGAGAAATATTCAGAGATCAAACTGGTTAACCAGATCCGCATGACCGCGGGCGAAAGCACTCTTGATTGGCTAGATCGGCTAACTATCGATGGGAAAGTCGATGTTATTCGTCCCGATGAGAAAAACTATGATCTCCGTATTTTCGATACGCCCGACGATCTAAGGGCCGCGATCAAAGAACGTAATGAGAACTCTGATTCGGGGCTATCTCGAATCGTCGCAACCTTCGACTGGCCATATAGTTCGGCATCTCTTCCCAAGGAAGGAAACAAATGGGGCGTTAGAATCGGAAACTTCGATATGGTCTGGAATCGCGAAATCGAGGTTGAAACATCCATTGCCCGCGAGAATAAGCACAAGGCATGGGCGGAGCAACCACAAACAATTGACGAAGTAGGATCCATCTTCACCGTTCAAGGCTTTGACCTCAACTTCGCCGGCGTAATTTTGGGCCCTAGTGTGAAATACCGTGATGGGCGCATTCTTATGGATCCCAGCGAAAGCTATTTCAAGGCAGCCACGAACAACCGCACGCTATCTGATGGTTCAAAACGATCCTTCGGCATTGAACTTCTCTGGAATCAGCTTTACGTTTTGCTAACACGAGGGGTGAAGGGTCTATACATCTACGCGGTCGATGATGAGCTCCGCAAAGCTCTTTTGAACGCCCAATTGGGCCGAAATCCCTAG